One Bacillota bacterium DNA window includes the following coding sequences:
- a CDS encoding AAA domain-containing protein, with translation MEKLLDLIYSGELNDWTKRCQEGFNELYGAKSGRYPGRAEQSVTLRAPGFSKGGVPFAALIHPTNPDSGAYGGMSFVIFPMEERPALLAMVIGTQGLSPDEEILGRPGHGRKVAAICNWLNKQYGQGEMVSWAKQDPARIDLDMPGNIKSLFAEYRSVFERYGKVIYGLYAPGQDREGTEECLKAFLDLMFSERGYQPLKGAEADARRIQAEYYSHMLPDCSMEEVASLLEQRKYVVLQGPPGTGKTRMSLELLKNKYQNNGFTIQFHPNTTYENFVGGLAPIHTEGGLGLEFAPKAGFLMEAALKAAEAKDKPYLLFIDEINRADLAKVLGEAIFLLEPTVSGRTLELPYDFGSPLHSRFTLPSNLHILGTMNSSDRSIAIVDIAVRRRFAFLKLWPQIAVVKEHGCELMQRAFQELLHIFVEYAGKDTLDLLPGHSYFLEKEPRQALISLRVNLVPLLEEYLNQGYVASFADSIEAYLQWVESISL, from the coding sequence ATGGAAAAATTACTCGATTTGATCTATTCCGGGGAATTAAACGACTGGACAAAGCGCTGTCAGGAAGGTTTTAACGAACTGTATGGTGCCAAAAGCGGTAGATATCCTGGGAGGGCGGAACAGTCTGTCACGCTAAGAGCCCCTGGATTCTCTAAAGGCGGAGTTCCTTTTGCTGCTTTAATTCATCCTACTAACCCAGATTCCGGTGCGTATGGTGGTATGAGCTTTGTTATTTTTCCCATGGAAGAAAGGCCAGCTTTATTAGCCATGGTAATCGGCACCCAGGGTTTAAGTCCTGATGAAGAAATTTTAGGCCGTCCCGGGCATGGACGTAAAGTTGCTGCTATATGCAACTGGCTCAACAAGCAGTATGGTCAGGGGGAGATGGTCTCCTGGGCAAAGCAAGATCCGGCCCGTATTGATTTAGATATGCCCGGGAATATTAAAAGCTTATTTGCAGAATACCGGTCTGTTTTTGAACGGTATGGTAAAGTAATTTACGGCCTTTATGCACCCGGGCAGGATCGGGAGGGTACAGAAGAATGCCTTAAGGCTTTTCTTGATCTGATGTTTTCAGAAAGGGGGTACCAACCTTTAAAAGGCGCCGAAGCTGATGCTAGGAGGATTCAAGCTGAATATTATTCCCATATGCTACCTGATTGCAGCATGGAAGAGGTGGCGTCATTGCTGGAACAACGAAAATATGTAGTTTTACAAGGGCCCCCGGGAACCGGGAAAACCCGTATGTCTTTGGAGCTGTTGAAGAACAAATACCAAAACAATGGCTTCACAATTCAGTTTCACCCTAACACAACTTATGAAAACTTTGTGGGGGGATTGGCTCCCATACATACTGAAGGCGGACTAGGTTTGGAATTTGCCCCTAAAGCTGGATTTCTAATGGAAGCTGCCTTGAAAGCCGCTGAAGCGAAGGACAAGCCTTATTTGTTGTTTATTGATGAAATTAATCGCGCTGATCTGGCTAAGGTGTTGGGTGAAGCTATATTTCTCTTGGAACCAACAGTGAGCGGCCGTACCCTAGAGTTGCCCTATGACTTTGGTTCGCCATTGCATTCACGATTTACCCTTCCTTCTAATCTACATATTTTGGGCACAATGAACAGTTCCGACCGAAGTATTGCCATTGTTGATATTGCTGTACGTCGACGGTTTGCTTTTCTAAAATTATGGCCGCAGATAGCGGTGGTTAAGGAACATGGTTGTGAGCTGATGCAACGTGCCTTCCAGGAATTGCTTCATATCTTCGTTGAATATGCGGGCAAAGACACTTTGGATTTATTACCCGGCCATTCCTATTTCCTTGAAAAGGAACCTCGACAGGCACTTATTTCGTTACGCGTTAATCTGGTTCCGTTATTAGAAGAATATTTGAATCAAGGTTATGTAGCCTCCTTTGCTGACTCAATAGAAGCATACCTACAATG